One region of Flavobacterium sp. KACC 22763 genomic DNA includes:
- a CDS encoding efflux RND transporter permease subunit, which produces MSLSTTSIRRPVLTIVLNLLIILFGFIGYTFLGVREFPSIDPAQVSIRTNYTGANADIIESQITEPLEKAVNAIDGIRNITSSSNQGSSNITIEFNLDKDLEEAANDVRDKVSQAIRSLPQDIDAAPVVSKADADSEAIISMTVQSDTRSSLELSDYAENVISQRLETIPGVSAVQIWGQKRYAMRLWIDPAKLSAYGCTVSDVRTALNSQNVELPSGKLTGDNTELTVKTVGNLSKPEEFNNIIIRTDGDKIVRLSDIGGAELGPENLETKLSQSGLPLIGLAIVPMPGANYLDISAEFYKKYEALKKDLPKDIKLNIALDNTIFVKKSVLEVAETLGISIILVIIIIYLFFRDWAIAFRPLIDIPVSLIATFFIMWLFGFSINVLTLLAIVLATGLVVDDGIVVTENIFKKVEEGMTPIEAAIKGSNEIFYAVISISVTLAAVFLPVIFLEGFVGRLFREFGVVIGAAVLISAFVSLTLTPMLNAYLMKGGEQKKSKFYIKTEPFFEKMNSSYAEALTNFMDRKWISFPILIACFGLIYLFFTILPKETAPYDDRSAVTMRMTTPEGSSYEYTDKFMQEISRLIDDSIPEKKVSLVITSPGFSSNSVNSGLVRLTLKDVDERKKSQKEIADELTKWTKQYPNAKTSVTQQPTIAVNRRGGLPIQYIIQAPNFDKLREKIPLFMNEVGKSDVFSTTDVNLKFNKPEINVSIDRAKAESLGISILDIAQTLQLSLSGQRFGYFIKNGKQYQVIGQFDQKDRSKPLDLTSMFVKNKNGELIQMDNVVSVYEQSNPPQLYHNNRYMSATVSAGLAPGKSLGEGIEEMDRIKAKVLDESFTTDLAGESRDFVESSSNTSFAFGLALLLIFLILAAQFESFIDPFIIILTVPMAVAGALFSLWLFNQTWNIFSQIGTVMLIGLVTKNGILIVEFANQLREQGKPKLEAILEASEARLRPILMTSLAIALGALPIAMSLGAASTSRIGMGVVIVGGTIFSLALTLFVIPAIYFMWSRARKHYPEFDHIEEYERESIK; this is translated from the coding sequence ATGAGTTTATCAACTACAAGTATTAGAAGACCTGTTTTAACAATAGTACTGAATCTATTAATTATCTTATTCGGTTTTATTGGTTATACTTTTCTAGGCGTTAGAGAATTTCCCTCTATTGACCCTGCTCAGGTATCCATTCGTACTAATTATACAGGTGCCAATGCCGATATTATTGAATCGCAAATTACAGAACCTCTTGAAAAAGCAGTAAATGCAATTGACGGAATTAGAAATATTACTTCATCTAGTAACCAAGGAAGCAGTAATATCACTATAGAATTTAATCTTGACAAAGACTTAGAAGAAGCAGCAAATGACGTTCGTGACAAAGTTTCGCAAGCCATTAGAAGCTTACCGCAAGATATTGACGCTGCTCCAGTTGTATCTAAAGCCGATGCAGATAGTGAGGCGATTATTTCGATGACTGTTCAAAGTGACACTAGAAGTTCATTAGAATTGAGTGATTACGCAGAGAACGTTATTTCGCAAAGATTAGAAACAATTCCTGGCGTAAGTGCTGTTCAGATCTGGGGACAAAAACGTTACGCAATGCGTTTATGGATTGATCCAGCAAAACTTTCTGCTTATGGATGTACAGTTTCAGATGTTCGTACGGCATTAAACTCACAAAATGTCGAATTGCCTTCTGGAAAACTTACAGGAGACAATACTGAATTAACAGTAAAAACAGTTGGAAATCTTTCTAAACCAGAAGAATTCAACAATATTATTATTCGTACAGATGGTGATAAAATTGTTCGTTTAAGTGATATCGGAGGAGCAGAATTAGGACCAGAAAACTTAGAAACAAAATTAAGTCAATCTGGACTTCCGTTAATTGGTCTTGCTATCGTTCCGATGCCTGGAGCAAATTATTTAGATATTTCAGCTGAGTTTTATAAAAAATATGAAGCTTTAAAGAAAGACCTTCCAAAAGACATTAAACTTAATATTGCACTTGATAATACCATTTTCGTAAAGAAATCAGTACTTGAAGTGGCTGAAACTTTAGGAATTTCAATCATTCTGGTTATCATTATTATTTATCTGTTTTTTAGAGACTGGGCTATTGCTTTCAGACCTTTAATTGATATTCCGGTTTCTTTGATTGCTACTTTCTTTATTATGTGGCTTTTTGGATTCTCTATCAACGTTTTAACCTTATTAGCTATCGTACTGGCAACAGGTCTTGTAGTTGATGATGGAATTGTGGTAACAGAAAATATCTTCAAAAAAGTTGAAGAAGGCATGACGCCTATTGAAGCTGCAATTAAGGGTTCTAATGAGATCTTTTATGCCGTAATTTCGATTTCAGTAACATTGGCTGCAGTATTCTTGCCTGTAATTTTCTTAGAAGGTTTCGTTGGACGACTCTTTAGGGAATTTGGGGTAGTAATTGGAGCTGCAGTATTAATTTCTGCCTTTGTATCATTGACATTAACTCCTATGTTAAATGCTTATTTAATGAAAGGCGGCGAGCAGAAAAAATCGAAGTTTTACATTAAAACTGAGCCTTTCTTTGAAAAAATGAATAGCAGTTATGCCGAAGCGCTGACAAATTTTATGGATAGAAAATGGATCAGTTTCCCTATCCTTATTGCTTGTTTTGGATTAATTTATTTATTCTTCACTATTCTTCCAAAAGAAACCGCTCCTTATGATGACCGAAGCGCTGTAACCATGCGTATGACGACTCCTGAAGGTTCTTCCTATGAATATACCGATAAATTTATGCAGGAGATTTCAAGACTAATAGATGACTCTATTCCAGAGAAAAAAGTTAGTTTGGTTATTACTTCGCCAGGATTCAGTTCAAACTCTGTAAACAGCGGATTGGTGCGACTTACTCTAAAAGATGTTGACGAAAGAAAAAAATCTCAGAAAGAGATTGCTGACGAATTAACTAAATGGACAAAACAATATCCAAATGCTAAAACTTCTGTAACACAGCAGCCAACAATTGCCGTAAACAGACGTGGCGGTCTGCCAATTCAATATATTATTCAGGCACCTAATTTTGATAAACTGAGAGAAAAAATTCCTCTTTTTATGAATGAAGTTGGAAAAAGTGATGTGTTTTCTACAACAGACGTAAACCTGAAATTTAATAAACCTGAAATTAATGTTAGTATTGACCGTGCAAAGGCAGAAAGTTTAGGAATTTCTATTCTTGATATTGCACAGACTTTACAGCTTTCTTTAAGTGGTCAGCGTTTTGGCTATTTCATTAAAAACGGAAAACAATATCAGGTAATTGGACAGTTTGACCAAAAAGACAGATCGAAACCTTTGGATTTGACTTCTATGTTTGTAAAAAACAAAAATGGAGAATTGATTCAGATGGATAACGTTGTAAGCGTTTACGAACAAAGTAATCCACCGCAATTGTATCACAATAACAGATATATGTCTGCGACCGTATCTGCTGGTTTAGCACCTGGAAAAAGCTTAGGAGAAGGTATCGAAGAAATGGACCGAATTAAGGCTAAAGTTTTAGATGAAAGTTTCACTACAGATTTAGCTGGAGAATCAAGAGATTTCGTAGAAAGTAGTTCTAATACTTCTTTTGCTTTCGGATTGGCTTTACTATTGATCTTCTTAATTCTAGCAGCGCAATTTGAAAGTTTCATTGATCCGTTTATCATCATTCTAACGGTTCCGATGGCTGTTGCGGGAGCATTATTCTCATTGTGGCTATTCAACCAAACTTGGAATATTTTCAGCCAGATTGGTACCGTAATGCTGATTGGTCTGGTAACCAAAAACGGTATTTTGATTGTAGAATTTGCCAATCAGTTGCGAGAACAGGGCAAACCTAAACTAGAAGCTATTTTAGAAGCTTCAGAAGCGCGTTTACGCCCAATTTTAATGACGAGTTTAGCCATTGCTTTAGGAGCGCTTCCAATTGCAATGTCACTTGGTGCTGCATCAACAAGTAGAATTGGTATGGGAGTTGTAATTGTAGGAGGAACTATATTTTCATTAGCATTAACGCTTTTTGTAATTCCTGCAATATATTTTATGTGGTCAAGAGCAAGAAAACATTATCCAGAATTTGATCATATCGAAGAATACGAGAGAGAAAGCATTAAATAG
- a CDS encoding efflux RND transporter periplasmic adaptor subunit: MKVKHLIYTLLIITIGGFITYRIISNKGKNDDSKKFNDKKSPTTVNGLVIKTATFDNNLALSGSIEANEQVEIHSEVSGIVEGIFFNEGTNVTKGQVLLKVNDIELKAQLRQAVTREDLAAENARRAKLLLQKEAISQEEADVAKADLASAQAQSQLIRAQISKTSVRAPFSGKIGLRNISPGTYITPTVLVAKLVNTSKLKITFSIPEKYASEVKSGSVIDFKVSGSDKTYNAKIYAIEPEVAVATRTLQIRALADNNDGKLFPGTFADVKLPLNIIKDAIVVPSQAIIPIQDGKKVFIANNGQAKEVMVDATTRTDSSILILSGLKPGDTLITSGVMSLKDEAPIKVKVK; this comes from the coding sequence ATGAAAGTAAAACATCTCATTTACACCCTTTTAATTATTACAATTGGAGGCTTCATTACCTATAGAATTATTTCTAACAAGGGTAAAAACGACGACTCTAAAAAATTTAACGATAAGAAATCTCCAACAACTGTTAACGGACTTGTAATAAAAACAGCAACTTTTGACAATAATTTAGCATTATCTGGATCTATTGAAGCAAATGAACAAGTCGAAATTCATAGTGAGGTTTCTGGAATTGTGGAAGGCATATTCTTTAACGAAGGTACAAACGTAACAAAAGGGCAAGTACTTTTAAAAGTAAATGATATTGAACTAAAAGCACAGTTAAGACAAGCTGTAACTAGAGAAGATTTAGCTGCCGAAAATGCAAGAAGAGCAAAATTACTGCTACAAAAAGAAGCCATTAGCCAGGAAGAAGCAGATGTGGCAAAAGCCGACCTTGCTTCTGCTCAAGCGCAAAGCCAATTAATTAGAGCTCAAATTTCTAAAACATCAGTAAGAGCGCCGTTTTCTGGAAAAATTGGTTTACGCAACATTTCTCCAGGAACTTACATCACTCCTACTGTTTTGGTAGCAAAACTGGTAAACACCAGCAAATTAAAAATTACTTTTTCGATTCCAGAAAAATACGCATCAGAAGTAAAATCGGGATCGGTAATCGATTTTAAGGTTTCTGGATCAGACAAAACTTATAATGCAAAAATCTATGCTATAGAACCAGAAGTTGCCGTTGCAACACGTACACTTCAGATTCGTGCACTTGCTGATAATAATGATGGAAAACTTTTTCCTGGAACTTTTGCAGACGTCAAACTACCTTTAAATATTATTAAAGATGCGATAGTTGTTCCTTCTCAGGCAATTATTCCAATTCAAGACGGTAAAAAAGTTTTTATCGCTAATAACGGACAGGCAAAAGAAGTGATGGTTGATGCAACAACAAGAACAGATTCTTCTATTCTAATTTTATCAGGATTAAAACCAGGAGACACTTTAATTACAAGTGGTGTTATGTCTTTAAAAGATGAAGCTCCGATTAAAGTTAAAGTAAAATAA
- a CDS encoding DUF6436 domain-containing protein — protein sequence MKKKLLLGLWFTFLLLSIGYLFWQNEFKYSLPTPIPKNYHAIAMGSQVELGPCCAFDNKPIFIHFFNPECPCSRFNVPHVSSLIKKYGDQINFKIVVLNKQKNFTIDEIQQKFDAKIPVYFDESIAKNCGVISTPQAVLLDQSHNLYYRGNYNKTRYCTDASSNYAQMAIDSLLSRKDNPSFNALALRAYGCSLPKCTK from the coding sequence ATGAAGAAAAAATTACTTCTAGGTTTATGGTTTACATTTTTACTTCTTTCAATTGGTTATCTGTTTTGGCAGAACGAGTTTAAATACAGTCTTCCAACACCTATTCCAAAAAATTATCACGCTATTGCGATGGGATCTCAAGTAGAACTTGGCCCATGTTGCGCATTTGATAATAAACCTATTTTTATACATTTTTTTAATCCCGAATGTCCTTGTTCGCGGTTTAATGTGCCACATGTTAGCAGTTTGATAAAAAAGTATGGAGATCAGATAAATTTTAAAATTGTAGTGTTAAACAAACAGAAAAATTTTACTATTGATGAAATTCAGCAAAAGTTTGACGCTAAAATTCCTGTTTATTTTGATGAATCAATAGCTAAAAATTGTGGTGTTATTTCAACACCTCAGGCAGTTTTACTAGATCAGTCGCATAATTTGTACTATCGAGGCAATTACAATAAAACAAGATATTGTACGGATGCTTCAAGTAATTATGCTCAAATGGCGATCGATTCTCTCCTTAGCAGAAAAGATAATCCTTCTTTTAATGCTTTAGCTCTAAGAGCTTACGGATGTTCATTACCAAAATGTACTAAATAA
- a CDS encoding PAS domain-containing protein, with protein sequence MDTRLHRPTPSDREVDWNKNKVLLSKTDKKGTILYANEDFIDVSGYDEFELVGQPHNIVRHPDMPKVIFKFLWDSIKSSENIHVIIKNMAKTGRYYWVVTDFKIIADTDGEIVGYFGTRKSVPNEIIVKFIEPLYKKLLQIEETSGMHASEEYLVGFLEERKKTYMEYIDHLIATGKDDKNKISKGLFSGIFEKKNDVKKK encoded by the coding sequence ATGGATACCAGATTGCACCGTCCGACACCTTCTGATAGAGAAGTGGATTGGAATAAGAATAAAGTACTGCTAAGTAAAACTGATAAAAAAGGAACCATTTTATATGCTAATGAAGACTTTATAGATGTTTCTGGTTATGATGAATTTGAGCTTGTCGGCCAGCCTCACAATATAGTTCGCCATCCGGATATGCCTAAGGTTATTTTTAAATTTTTATGGGACAGTATTAAATCCAGCGAAAATATTCATGTTATTATAAAGAACATGGCCAAAACTGGGCGTTATTACTGGGTTGTAACCGATTTTAAAATCATTGCCGATACAGATGGTGAGATTGTAGGTTATTTTGGCACCAGAAAATCGGTTCCGAATGAGATTATTGTAAAATTTATCGAACCTTTGTACAAGAAACTTTTGCAGATTGAAGAAACTAGCGGTATGCACGCATCTGAAGAGTATTTGGTAGGTTTTCTAGAAGAAAGAAAGAAGACTTATATGGAATATATCGATCATTTGATTGCAACTGGAAAAGATGATAAAAACAAAATTAGCAAAGGTTTGTTCAGCGGTATTTTTGAAAAAAAGAATGATGTGAAAAAGAAATAA
- the recG gene encoding ATP-dependent DNA helicase RecG, which yields MSNNLFETPIEYLKGVGPSRGQLLRKELGIHKYGDLVNLFPNRYIDRTRYYKINELQNTGSEVQIIGKIINIKTVEFAKNKKRLVASFVDETGQIDLNWFQGHKWIRESLKLNEPLVIFGKCSLYGSQFSMAHPEIELLSEHERSLRSAMQPVYPSTEALANKGISNRTINKLMEQLFLETQALFTETFPPFLIEELKLIPKRAALFNIHFPKSAAILAKAQFRLKFEELFFIQLQLITKNLIRKHKIKGHPFDKVGELFNEFYKNHLPFDLTNAQKRVIKEIRTDMGSNAQMNRLLQGDVGSGKTIVAFMSMLLAIDNGFQACLMAPTEILANQHFLGLSEFAKTLNINIRILTGSTKTSERKIIHEELESGELKILIGTHALLEDKVQFQNLGLAVIDEQHRFGVEQRSKLWKKNDIPPHVLVMTATPIPRTLAMSLYGDLDISVIDELPPGRKPIQTVHRYDTNRLKVWKFLRDEIAKGRQIYIVYPLIQESEKMDYKDLMDGYESISRDFPLPQYSISILHGKMKPADKDSEMKRFSEGKTNIMVATTVIEVGVNVPNASVMIIESAERFGLSQLHQLRGRVGRGAEQSYCILMTGHKLSSDSKTRMETMVQTNDGFEIAEVDLKLRGPGDLMGTQQSGVLNLQIADIVKDREILSLARNYAMKILKEDSALQKPEHAILRNIFIELTKKKNIWNYIS from the coding sequence ATGTCTAATAATCTTTTTGAAACTCCAATTGAATACTTAAAAGGTGTTGGTCCAAGCCGTGGTCAGCTGCTTCGCAAGGAATTGGGCATTCATAAATATGGAGATTTAGTCAATCTTTTTCCGAATCGATATATTGACAGAACGCGCTATTACAAGATTAATGAATTGCAGAATACGGGTTCTGAAGTTCAGATAATTGGTAAAATAATCAACATTAAAACGGTTGAATTTGCTAAAAACAAAAAGCGACTTGTAGCCAGTTTTGTTGATGAAACGGGACAAATTGATTTGAACTGGTTTCAAGGACATAAATGGATCCGCGAAAGTTTAAAACTCAATGAACCTTTGGTAATTTTTGGAAAATGTTCGCTGTATGGAAGCCAGTTTAGTATGGCGCATCCCGAAATTGAATTATTAAGCGAACACGAAAGAAGTTTGCGTTCCGCCATGCAGCCTGTTTACCCTTCAACAGAAGCTTTGGCCAACAAAGGCATTTCTAACCGAACGATTAATAAATTAATGGAACAGCTTTTCTTAGAAACACAAGCGTTGTTTACAGAAACTTTTCCGCCATTTTTAATCGAAGAACTGAAGCTGATTCCGAAACGTGCCGCATTATTCAATATTCATTTTCCGAAAAGCGCTGCCATTTTAGCGAAAGCGCAATTCAGACTAAAGTTTGAAGAACTGTTCTTTATTCAGTTGCAGTTAATCACTAAAAACCTTATTCGAAAACATAAAATAAAAGGGCATCCATTTGATAAAGTGGGCGAACTTTTTAATGAATTTTACAAAAACCATCTTCCTTTTGATTTAACGAATGCTCAAAAAAGAGTAATTAAAGAAATCAGAACCGATATGGGAAGCAATGCTCAAATGAATCGTCTTCTTCAAGGTGATGTGGGTTCTGGAAAAACAATTGTGGCTTTTATGAGCATGCTTTTGGCTATTGATAATGGCTTTCAAGCTTGTTTAATGGCGCCAACAGAAATCTTGGCCAATCAGCATTTTCTAGGTTTATCTGAATTTGCTAAAACCTTAAATATCAACATTCGGATATTAACGGGTTCTACTAAAACTTCTGAAAGAAAAATTATTCACGAAGAATTGGAAAGCGGAGAACTTAAAATTTTGATCGGAACTCACGCTTTACTGGAAGATAAAGTGCAGTTTCAGAATTTAGGTTTGGCTGTAATTGATGAACAGCATCGTTTTGGTGTAGAGCAAAGATCAAAATTGTGGAAGAAAAATGATATTCCGCCACACGTTTTAGTGATGACCGCCACTCCTATTCCGAGAACTTTGGCTATGAGCTTATACGGTGATTTGGATATTTCTGTTATTGATGAATTGCCTCCTGGAAGGAAACCAATTCAAACTGTGCATCGTTATGATACCAATCGTTTGAAGGTATGGAAATTCCTTCGTGATGAAATTGCAAAAGGTAGACAGATTTATATAGTTTATCCGTTGATTCAAGAATCGGAAAAAATGGATTATAAGGATTTAATGGACGGTTACGAAAGTATTTCTCGTGATTTTCCGCTTCCGCAATATTCTATTTCTATTCTTCATGGAAAAATGAAACCTGCAGATAAAGATTCCGAAATGAAGCGTTTCTCTGAAGGAAAAACTAATATCATGGTTGCCACAACTGTAATTGAAGTTGGTGTAAACGTGCCAAATGCCAGTGTAATGATTATAGAAAGTGCCGAAAGATTTGGACTTTCGCAACTGCATCAGCTGCGCGGACGTGTGGGTCGTGGCGCCGAACAAAGTTATTGTATTTTAATGACGGGGCATAAATTAAGCTCCGACAGCAAAACCAGAATGGAAACCATGGTTCAGACCAATGATGGTTTCGAAATTGCCGAGGTTGACCTTAAACTACGTGGTCCAGGCGACTTAATGGGAACACAGCAAAGCGGTGTTTTAAACCTGCAAATTGCAGATATTGTAAAAGACAGGGAAATTTTATCTCTAGCAAGAAATTACGCTATGAAAATCTTAAAAGAAGATTCGGCTCTACAAAAACCTGAGCATGCCATTTTAAGAAACATCTTCATAGAGTTGACTAAGAAAAAGAATATTTGGAATTATATTAGTTAA
- a CDS encoding DUF1697 domain-containing protein, which yields MKTHLALLRGINVSGHNMMKMEALKAMLENLGFQNIRTYLQSGNVFVDSEEDASKVGFMIKQEIFKVFGHEVPVVMITKENLESCFANNPFLKEKDIDTKKLYVAFVSTTLKKENINDLKISQFKPDEASIDENRIFIKYDIGAGKTRFDQKYIEKKLNVTATIRNWNTVTNLLKMYNE from the coding sequence ATGAAAACACATTTAGCGCTTTTACGCGGAATCAATGTTTCTGGGCATAATATGATGAAAATGGAAGCTTTGAAAGCAATGCTGGAGAATCTTGGTTTTCAAAATATAAGAACCTATCTGCAATCTGGGAATGTTTTTGTGGATAGTGAAGAAGATGCTTCGAAAGTTGGTTTTATGATCAAACAGGAAATCTTTAAAGTTTTTGGTCACGAAGTTCCTGTCGTGATGATTACCAAAGAAAACTTGGAATCGTGTTTTGCCAATAATCCCTTCTTGAAAGAAAAGGATATCGATACGAAAAAACTCTATGTGGCTTTCGTTTCAACGACATTGAAAAAAGAAAATATAAACGATTTGAAAATTAGCCAGTTCAAACCAGATGAAGCCAGCATTGATGAAAATAGAATTTTTATAAAATATGATATTGGTGCCGGAAAAACCCGTTTTGACCAAAAATATATTGAAAAAAAATTAAATGTAACAGCAACAATTCGAAACTGGAATACGGTTACCAACTTGCTTAAAATGTATAATGAATAA
- a CDS encoding DUF4348 domain-containing protein, with product MKKCFFIMFLLGLSSVTLAQTSKATSEDFNEFFKKFNSDTKFQISRVIFPLKYKANNDDFELSDYTMAKEGYKVLHLNNKADEKYLKRTLLVKKNKATLEQRGLDNGIYIDYVFELKENKWFLKTLVDQST from the coding sequence ATGAAAAAATGCTTTTTTATAATGTTCCTTTTAGGGTTAAGCTCAGTGACTCTGGCTCAAACCTCAAAAGCGACTTCAGAAGATTTTAATGAATTTTTTAAGAAGTTCAATTCAGATACTAAATTTCAAATCAGCAGAGTTATTTTTCCTCTAAAATACAAAGCGAACAATGACGATTTTGAATTATCAGATTATACAATGGCAAAAGAAGGATATAAAGTTCTTCATCTTAATAATAAAGCTGATGAGAAGTATTTAAAACGCACATTATTAGTAAAGAAAAACAAAGCCACTCTTGAACAGCGCGGACTTGATAACGGAATTTATATTGATTATGTCTTTGAATTAAAAGAGAACAAATGGTTCTTGAAAACGTTGGTTGATCAATCGACTTAA
- a CDS encoding diphthine--ammonia ligase, whose product MFTPQKALFNWSSGKDSALALYKTLQNNDFQIECLLTSVNQQYQRISMHGIRVELLEEQAESIGIPLKILEVPEMPTMEVYEKVMTETLTEIKQNGITHSIFGDIFLEDLRQYRENQLAKIGLTGVFPIWKIPTQDLIQEFISLGFKTIVVCVNEKYLDKSFVGRIIDQDFINDLPENVDVCGENGEFHTFTFDGPIFSKPINFEIGEIVYRKYEKPKKQDSSNTACDTNDETAFDFGFWYCDLIKK is encoded by the coding sequence GTGTTTACACCCCAAAAAGCCTTATTTAACTGGAGCAGCGGAAAAGATTCTGCTCTTGCCTTATATAAAACATTACAAAATAATGATTTTCAAATTGAATGTTTGCTGACCAGCGTAAACCAGCAATATCAACGCATTTCTATGCACGGAATTCGTGTTGAATTATTAGAAGAGCAAGCTGAAAGCATCGGAATTCCACTAAAAATTCTAGAAGTGCCCGAAATGCCAACAATGGAAGTTTACGAAAAAGTGATGACTGAAACTTTAACTGAAATAAAGCAAAATGGTATAACGCATTCTATTTTTGGAGATATTTTTCTGGAAGATTTACGTCAATACCGTGAAAACCAATTGGCAAAGATTGGACTAACCGGCGTTTTCCCTATTTGGAAAATCCCAACTCAAGATTTAATTCAAGAATTTATTTCATTGGGTTTCAAAACCATTGTGGTTTGTGTCAACGAAAAGTATTTGGATAAAAGTTTTGTCGGCAGAATAATCGATCAGGATTTTATAAATGATTTACCAGAAAATGTTGATGTTTGCGGTGAAAACGGTGAATTTCACACCTTTACTTTTGATGGTCCAATATTTTCCAAACCTATTAATTTTGAAATTGGCGAAATTGTTTATAGAAAATATGAAAAGCCCAAAAAACAAGATTCATCAAATACAGCCTGCGATACAAATGATGAAACTGCCTTCGATTTTGGATTCTGGTATTGTGATTTAATTAAAAAATAA